The following are from one region of the Cottoperca gobio chromosome 13, fCotGob3.1, whole genome shotgun sequence genome:
- the trip12 gene encoding E3 ubiquitin-protein ligase TRIP12 isoform X2, which produces MSNRPNSNPGGSLRRSQRNTAAAQPQDHTVAGRLQSEQVKHKANSPPESRRPKASKATASSATGQSRGHSSRRSGLTLSVASFVLQDEPEAAGTSEQERPGQQSKSEGTRGLKRSDAPDQISTFGPTPAKKPKSLPAPRDNTSETKKGPAKSKKRPLASEPPASSGRGQSKKSGAAGASPIQKRKKADSLPGLSSAAGSLPNRTEGRTAKPTKLASKSAASAKAGCSNVTDSSSSASTSSSSSTTGTNSATTQGARVKQGKDQTKARRSRSASSPSPRRSTRDKEQAKTASSSKFEWAARFNPKVNLPKPKLSLPGSSKTETSKPGPSGLQAKLASLRKSTKKRSESPPAELPSFRRSTRQKTTGSCASTSRRGSGLGKRGAADARRQEKMADSDNNQDGANSSAARTDEASQGASASSSVAGAVGMTTSGESESDDSEMGRLQALLEARGLPPHLFGPLGPRMSQLFHRTIGSGASSKAQQLLQGLQATGDESQQLQAAIEMCQLLVMGNEETLGGFPVKSVVPALITLLQMEHNFDIMNHASRALTYMMEALPRSSAVVVDAIPVFLEKLQVIQFIDVAEQALTALEMLSRRHSKAILQAGGLADCLLYLEFFSINAQRNALAIAANCCQSITPDEFHFVADSLPLLTQRLTHQDKKSVESTCLCFARLVDNFQHEENLLQEVASRDLLTNIQQLLVVTPPVLSSGMFIMVVRMFSLMCSNCPCLAVQLMKQNIAETLRFLLCGASNGSCQEQIELVPRSPQELYELTSLICELMPCLPREGIFAVDIMLKKGSAQTTEGAIWQWRDDRGLWHPYNRIDSRIIEQINEDTGTARGIQRKPNPLANPNTGSHQEVRREDARAQLMKEDPELAKCFIKTLFGVLYEVYSSSAGPAVRHKCLRAILRIIFFADAELLKDVLRNHSVSSHIASMLSSQDLKIVVGSLQMAEILMQKLPDVFSVYFRREGVMHQVKNLSETESFLVTSPPKACPSGTASLCTTTISTASTTSANNATPDLGSPSFQHSMDDSLDLSPQGRLSDVLKRKRLPKRGPRRPKYSPPRDDDKVDNQAKSPTSTQSPKSSFLASLNPKTWGKLGAQTNNANSEPSRTAGVSGLARAPPKDSISNNRDKIKAWIKEQASKFVERYFNSENVDGSNPALNVLQRLCTATEQLNLQVDGGMECLAEISTIVSESDVSSFEIQHSGLVKQLLVYLTSSTDRDLLSRDVRLKRFLHVFTGCPVPGMEPVGRLDPTENAPYLALVHKINSCLSQMEQFPVKVHDFPSGNGNGSRGSQALKFFNTHQLKCQLQRHPDCTNVKQWKGGPVKIDPLALVQAIERYLVVRGYGRIREEDEDSDDDGSDDEIDESLAAQFLNSGSVRHRLQFYIGDHLLPYNMTVYQAVRQYSLQAEEERESTDDEANPLGRAGIWTKTHTIWYKPVREDEDGSKDAVGGKRGRAQTAPTKTSPRNAKKQDELWHDGVCPSVVNPLETYLTSEPPENITFDDPSLEVNLLLRVLHSISRYWFYLYDNAVCKEIIATSEFINSKLTAKANRQLQDPLVIMTGNIPTWLIELGKTCPFFFPFDTRQMLFYVTAFDRDRAMQRLLDTNPEINQSDSQDSRVAPRLDRKKRTINRDELLKQAESVMQDLGSSRAMLEIQYENEVGTGLGPTLEFYALVSQELQRADLGLWRGEEVTLANPKGSQEGTKYMFSSRGLFAVPFGRTTKPAHIAKIKMKFRFLGKLMAKAIMDFRLLDLPLGLPFYKWMLRHEMSISSHDLVNIDPGVAKSIQHLEDIIRQKKRLEQDRSQTRETLQQGLESLNMNGCSVEDLGLDFTLPGFPNIELKKGGKDFPVTIYNLEEYLRLVVYWTLNEGVSRQFESFREGFESVFPLHHLQYFYPEELDQLLCGSKSETWDVKTLMECCRPDHGYTHDSRAVRFLFEVLSSFDAEQQRLFLQFVTGSPRLPVGGFRSLNPPLTIVRKTFESTENPDDFLPSVMTCVNYLKLPDYSSIDIMREKLLIAAREGQQSFHLS; this is translated from the exons GTTGCAGTCAGAGCAGGTAAAACATAAAGCAAATTCCCCACCTGAAAGCAGAAGACCTAAGGCTTCCAAAGCCACAGCCAGCTCAGCCACTGGCCAGTCCAGAGGGCACAGCTCACGAAG AAGCGGTCTTACTCTGTCCGTGGCTTCATTTGTGTTGCAAGACGAGCCCGAGGCTGCAGGGACATCTGAACAAGAGCGACCAGGTCAACAGTCAAAGAGTGAAGGCACCCGTGGGCTGAAGCGAAGCGACGCTCCTGACCAAATTAGTACCTTTGGACCTACCCCTGCCAAGAAGCCCAAATCGCTCCCAGCACCCAGAGACAATACCTCAGAGACCAAGAAAGGCCCAGCTAAGTCCAAGAAGCGACCACTTGCTTCAGAACCACCTGCATCGTCAGGTCGAGGCCAGAGCAAGAAGAGCGGGGCCGCTGGGGCCTCACCAATCCAGAAACGGAAGAAAGCGGACTCCCTCCCCGGTCTAAGTAGCGCCGCTGGGTCCCTCCCCAATCGTACCGAGGGCAGAACTGCAAAACCCACCAAGCTGGCGTCTAAATCAGCCGCCTCAGCCAAAGCTGGGTGTAGCAACGTGACAgactcctcctcttctgcctccacctcttcctcttcctccaccacaGGCACCAATAGCGCCACCACGCAGGGCGCCAGAGTCAAACAAGGAAAAGATCAGACCAAGGCACGACGCTCTCGCTCAGCCTCAAGCCCCTCTCCACGCCGTAGTACCCGTGATAAGGAGCAGGCCAAAACCGCCAGCTCTTCAAAGTTCGAGTGGGCAGCACGCTTCAACCCCAAAGTCAACCTGCCAAAACCTAAACTGTCCTTGCCCGGATCCTCCAAAACTGAGACCTCCAAACCTGGGCCATCAGGATTACAAGCTAAACTAGCAA GTTTGAGGAAATCCACTAAGAAGCGCAGCGAGTCTCCTCCAGCAGAGCTCCCCAGCTTTCGGCGGAGCACACGCCAGAAGACCACGGGCTCCTGTGCCAGCACCAG TCGGCGGGGCTCAGGCCTGGGCAAGCGCGGGGCAGCCGACGCTCGCCGACAGGAGAAAATGGCCGACTCTGACAACAACCAGGATGGGGCCAACTCATCAGCTGCTCGCACTGATGAGGCATCACAAGGGGCTTCAG CTTCAAGCTCAGTCGCTGGAGCAGTGGGCATGACCACCTCTGGAGAGAGTGAGTCTGATGACTCTGAAATGGGAAGGCTTCAAG CCCTTTTGGAGGCCAGGGGTCTCCCCCCACACCTTTTCGGGCCTCTGGGACCCCGCATGTCACAGCTGTTTCACAGGACCATTGGCAGTGGAGCGA GCTCCAAGGCTCAGCAGCTTCTGCAGGGCCTGCAGGCCACAGGCGACGAGTCTCAGCAGCTCCAAGCTGCCATCGAGATGTGCCAGCTGCTGGTGATGGGCAATGAGGAAACGCTTGGTGGATTCCCGGTCAAGAGTGTGGTGCCCGCTTTG ATTACACTGTTACAAATGGAGCATAACTTTGATATT ATGAATCACGCCTCTCGTGCACTCACATATATGATGGAGGCACTCCCTCGATCCTCTGCTGTGGTGGTCGATGCTATTCCTGTCTTCCTGGAGAAG CTTCAGGTTATCCAGTTCATTGATGTAGCAGAGCAGGCCCTGACTGCCCTGGAGATGTTGTCAAGGCGACACAGCAAAGCCATTTTACAGGCT GGGGGGCTTGCGGACTGCCTGCTCTACCTGGAGTTCTTCAGCATCAATGCTCAGAGGAACGCCTTGGCCATCGCAGCCAACTGCTGCCAGAGCATTACTCCAGACGAGTTCCACTTTGTTGCTGATTCTCTGCCACTGTTGACTCAGAGACTCACACACCAG GATAAAAAGTCAGTCGAAAGCACTTGCCTCTGTTTCGCCAGACTGGTGGACAACTTTCAGCACGAGGAG AACCTGCTGCAGGAGGTGGCGTCACGGGACCTGTTGACCAACATTCAGCAGCTGCTGGTGGTGACCCCTCCTGTGCTCAGCTCAGGGATGTTTATCATGGTTGTGCGCATGTTTTCCCTGATGTGCTCCAACTGCCCCTGCTTGGCAGTCCAGCTTATGAAACAGA ACATCGCAGAGACTCTGCGTTTCCTCTTGTGTGGTGCATCAAATGGCAGCTGCCAGGAGCAGATTGAACTGGTACCCCGGAGCCCGCAGGAGCTTTATGAACTGACCTCCCTCATATG CGAGCTGATGCCCTGCCTGCCTCGAGAGGGCATCTTCGCAGTTGACATAATGCTGAAGAAGGGCAGCGCTCAGACGACAGAGGGAGCGATCTGGCAGTGGAGGGATGACCGGGGACTGTGGCATCCTTACAACCGCATTGACAGCCGCATCATTGAG CAGATCAATGAAGACACAGGAACAGCACGTGGTATCCAGAGGAAACCAAATCCTCTTGCCAACCCTAATACAG ggagTCACCAGGAGGTTCGTCGAGAGGACGCACGAGCCCAGTTGATGAAGGAGGATCCTGAGCTGGCAAAGTGCTTTATCAAAACTCTGTTTGGGGTCTTGTATGAGGTGTACAGCTCATCGGCGGGTCCTGCTGTCAGACACAAGTGCCTTAGAGCCATCCTCAGGATCATCTTCTTTGCTGATGCAGAGCTGCTGAAGGATGTGCTGAGGAACCATTCTGTGTCCAG TCACATTGCCTCCATGCTGTCCAGCCAGGACTTGAAGATTGTAGTGGGTTCTCTGCAGATGGCTGAGATCCTCATGCAGAAGCTGCCTGATGTCTTCAGTGTCTATTTCAGAAGAGAAG gtgtGATGCACCAGGTGAAGAACCTGTCCGAGACCGAGAGCTTTCTAGTCACTAGTCCACCAAAGGCTTGTCCTAGTGGTACCGCCAGCCTGTGCACTACCACCATCAGCACTGCATCCACCACATCTGCTAATAATGCAACTCCTGATCTGGGCTCACCCAGCTTCCAGCACAGCATGGACGACTCACTGGACCTCAGCCCACaggg GCGGTTAAGTGATGTCCTAAAGAGGAAACGGTTACCTAAGAGAGGACCCAGAAGGCCCAAATACTCTCCCCCAAGAGACGATGATAAAGTAGACAATCAGG CCAAGAGCCCCACCAGTACTCAGTCACCCAAATCATCCTTCTTGGCCAGTCTTAACCCCAAGACCTGGGGCAAGCTGGGAGCCCAGACCAACAACGCCAACTCGGAGCCCTCACGCACAGCGGGGGTGAGCGGCCTGGCAAGGGCACCTCCCAAGGACTCTATTTCAAATAACAG agacaaaataaaagcctggaTCAAAGAACAGGCGAGTAAGTTTGTGGAGCGCTACTTCAACTCTGAAAATGTGGACGGCAGCAACCCTGCACTGAATGTACTGCAGAGACTTTGCACAGCCACGGAGCAGCTCAACCTGCAG GTGGACGGTGGTATGGAGTGCCTGGCGGAGATCTCCACTATTGTATCAGAATCTGATGTGTCGTCATTTGAGATCCAGCACAGCGGGCTGGTGAAGCAGCTCCTGGTCTACCTGACCTCCAGCACCGACAGGGACCTGCTCAGCCGTGACGTGCGGCTCAAGAGGTTCCTCCACGTGTTCACTGGCTGTCCG GTTCCAGGAATGGAGCCTGTAGGTCGTCTGGACCCAACAGAGAACGCTCCATACTTAGCACTGGTGCACAAAATAAACAGCTGCCTGAGCCAAATGGAGCAGTTCCCTGTCAAAGTGCATGATTTCCCCAGTGGAAACGGCAACGGCAGCAG GGGCTCTCAGGCTCTGAAGTTCTTCAACACGCATCAGCTCAAGTGTCAGCTGCAGAGACACCCAGATTGCACTAATGTTAAACAGTGGAAAGGCGGCCCTGTGAAGATAGACCCCCTGGCCCTGGTGCAGGCCATCGAGAGATATCTTGTTGTCAGAG GGTACGGCCGAatcagagaggaggatgaagacagTGATGACGACGGTTCAGATGATGAAATCGATGAATCACTG GCGGCACAGTTCCTGAACTCCGGCAGTGTGCGTCACAGACTGCAGTTCTACATCGGTGACCACCTGCTGCCATACAACATGACCGTGTATCAGGCCGTGAGGCAGTACAGTCTtcaggcagaagaagaaagggagtCGACGGACGATGAGGCAAACCCACTCGGGCGAGCTGGCATCTGGACCAAAACGCACACAATATG GTATAAGCCAGTGAGGGAGGACGAGGATGGCAGCAAAGACGCTGTGGGTGGTAAGAGGGGCCGAGCCCAGACTGCTCCTACTAAAACCTCGCCTCGCAATGCCAAGAAGCAGGACGAGCTGTGGCATG ATGGCGTGTGTCCCAGTGTCGTCAACCCCTTAGAGACATACCTCACCTCGGAGCCACCAGAGAACATAACCTTTGATGACCCGTCTTTAGAGGTCAACCTGCTGCTGAGGGTCCTGCACTCCATCAGTAGATACTGGTTCTACTTGTATGAT AATGCTGTGTGTAAGGAAATCATCGCTACCAGTGAGTTCATCAACAGTAAACTCACAGCCAAAGCTAACCGTCAGCTACAAGACCCGCTGGTCATCATGACGGGAAACATCCCCACGTGGCTCATTGAGCTCGGAAAGACCTG TCCCTTCTTCTTCCCCTTTGACACTCGGCAGATGTTGTTCTACGTAACTGCCTTCGATCGTGACCGAGCCATGCAGCGCCTCCTGGACACAAACCCTGAGATCAACCAATCGGATTCTCAGGATAGCAGAGTTGCACCACGTCTTGACAGGAAGAAG aggaCGATAAACCGAGACGAGCTTCTAAAGCAGGCGGAGTCTGTGATGCAGGACCTCGGCAGCTCCAGGGCCATGTTGGAGATTCAGTATGAGAACGAG GTTGGCACAGGTCTTGGCCCCACTCTGGAGTTCTACGCTCTGGTGTCTCAGGAGCTCCAGCGGGCTGATCTCGGCCTGTGGAGGGGCGAAGAGGTCACGCTGGCCAATCCTAAAG GAAGCCAAGAGGGAACCAAGTACATGTTCAGCTCCAGGGGACTGTTTGCTGTTCCCTTCGGCAGGACGACCAAACCAGCACACATAGCCAAAATCAAAATGAAGTTCCGTTTCTTAGGAAAGCTAATGGCCAAGGCCATTATGGACTTCAGATTG ctggacctGCCCCTGGGGCTGCCCTTTTATAAGTGGATGCTCCGGCACGAGATGTCTATAAGCTCCCATGACCTGGTGAACATTGACCCCGGTGTGGCGAAGTCCATCCAGCACTTGGAGGATATTATCCGGCAGAAGAAGAGGCTGGAGCAGGACCGATCACAG ACGAGGGAGACCCTGCAGCAGGGCCTGGAGAGCCTGAACATGAACGGCTGCTCGGTGGAGGATCTGGGTTTGGACTTCACCCTTCCAGGATTTCCCAACATTGAGCTGAAAAAGGGCGGCAAAGACTTCCCAGTCACGATCTACAACCTGGAGGAGTACCTCAGG tTGGTGGTGTACTGGACTCTAAATGAAGGAGTGTCCAGACAATTTGAGTCATTTAGGGAAGGCTTTGAGTCGGTCTTCCCCTTGCATCACCTGCAGTATTTCTATCCAGAGGAG CTGGACCAGCTGCTGTGTGGCAGTAAATCCGAGACGTGGGACGTCAAGACGCTGATGGAGTGCTGTCGACCGGACCACGGCTACACACATGACAG CCGCGCCGTACGCTTCCTGTTTGAGGTGCTGAGCAGCTTCGACGCCGAGCAGCAGAGACtctttctgcagtttgtcaCAGGAAGCCCCAGACTGCCTGTCGGTG GTTTCCGGAGCCTGAACCCCCCTCTGACGATTGTGAGGAAGACATTCGAGTCGACAGAGAACCCGGATGACTTCCTCCCCTCAGTCATGACCTGTGTCAACTACCTGAAGCTGCCTGACTACTCCAGCATAGACATAATGCGAGAGAAACTGTTGATTGCGGCCCGCGAGGGCCAGCAGTCCTTCCACCTTTCCTGA